Proteins from one Oscillatoria sp. FACHB-1407 genomic window:
- the purD gene encoding phosphoribosylamine--glycine ligase: protein MKVLVVGNGGREHALAWKLLQSSRVQEVVCVPGNGGTATLPGCRNLPLSVTDFEGIGRFALVNNIGLIVVGPEVPLAAGITDYLHEQGLTVFGPTQVGAQIESSKTWAKHLMQTAGIPTAQAAAFDSASEAIAYLHQQTAPIVIKADGLAAGKGVTVAATLEEAQAAIESAFAGEFGAAGNRVLIEECLTGQEASVLAVTDGITIRPLLPAQDHKRIGDGDTGANTGGMGAYAPAPLVTPALMERIQREVLEPAIATLRQQGIDYRGVLYAGLMITPEGNPKVIEFNCRFGDPETQVVLPLLETPLDQLLMACAQQKLEQLPPLQWKSGVAACVVAAAGGYPGAYQKGFPITGIEAAQAAEAIVFHAGTKIKAETLVTDGGRVLGVTAIADDFKGAIAQAYEAMGLIQFESMYYRRDIGHQVLHQS from the coding sequence GTGAAGGTTTTGGTGGTTGGTAATGGGGGTCGTGAACATGCCCTGGCTTGGAAGCTTTTGCAATCGTCGCGAGTACAAGAAGTCGTTTGTGTCCCAGGAAATGGGGGCACGGCAACCCTGCCAGGTTGTCGTAATTTGCCGCTATCGGTAACCGACTTTGAGGGCATCGGTCGTTTTGCCTTGGTGAATAACATTGGCTTGATTGTGGTGGGACCAGAGGTGCCTCTGGCAGCAGGCATCACCGATTATTTGCATGAGCAGGGGTTGACGGTGTTTGGTCCCACCCAGGTAGGGGCTCAGATTGAGTCGAGCAAGACCTGGGCAAAACATCTGATGCAAACGGCGGGAATTCCCACAGCACAGGCAGCTGCCTTTGATTCGGCCTCGGAGGCGATCGCTTACCTGCACCAGCAAACGGCTCCCATTGTGATCAAGGCAGACGGTTTGGCTGCCGGGAAAGGAGTCACTGTGGCTGCCACGTTAGAAGAGGCACAAGCGGCGATCGAGTCTGCCTTTGCGGGTGAGTTTGGGGCAGCGGGAAACCGAGTCTTGATTGAGGAGTGTCTGACCGGACAGGAAGCCTCGGTCTTAGCCGTTACTGATGGCATCACGATTCGTCCGTTGCTGCCCGCACAAGACCACAAGCGCATCGGCGACGGAGATACCGGAGCAAACACCGGGGGCATGGGAGCCTACGCACCCGCACCATTAGTCACACCTGCTTTGATGGAGCGCATTCAACGAGAGGTGTTGGAGCCTGCGATCGCTACATTGCGCCAACAGGGGATCGACTATCGCGGCGTGTTGTATGCCGGGTTAATGATTACCCCTGAGGGCAACCCCAAAGTGATTGAGTTTAACTGCCGCTTTGGCGACCCAGAGACGCAGGTTGTGTTACCTCTGCTTGAAACGCCTCTTGATCAATTACTCATGGCATGTGCTCAGCAGAAGTTAGAGCAGTTACCACCGCTCCAGTGGAAGTCGGGGGTCGCTGCCTGTGTTGTGGCTGCCGCAGGAGGATATCCTGGAGCTTATCAAAAGGGGTTCCCAATTACGGGGATTGAAGCAGCACAAGCAGCAGAAGCTATCGTCTTTCACGCAGGAACAAAAATTAAAGCCGAGACGCTAGTCACCGATGGGGGGCGAGTGCTGGGGGTAACGGCGATCGCAGATGACTTTAAGGGGGCGATCGCACAGGCTTATGAAGCGATGGGTCTAATTCAATTTGAGTCGATGTACTATCGGCGAGATATTGGACACCAGGTGCTTCACCAAAGTTAA
- the nblS gene encoding two-component system sensor histidine kinase NblS: MLTFLEQIRAIIHRWWSEFTLQTRLMAAATLVVSLVMSSLTFWAVNSIQQDARLNDTRFGRDLGLLLAANVAPLVAEDNRTELARFSHRFYSSTSSIRYMIYADEDGNIFFGIPFSESEVQNSLTIRRRIQLPDNYAANVDYPMVRQHLTPDGEVTDVFVPILHEGKYLGVLALGTNPNPTVVTSSHLTRDVTIAVFVSIWVMVILGAVFNALTITKPIKELLFGVKNIAAGNFKQRIDLPLGGELGELILNFNEMAERLESYEEQNIEELTAEKAKLETLVATIADGAVLLDANMHVILVNPTARRLFGWESNDAMIGEHVLEHLPAPVKLELKRPLSEIASETASPETLREREWSEFRITIPEPIHRTVRILLTTVLDQYRETLKGIAITVQDITREVELNEAKSQFISNVSHELRTPLFNIKSFIETLHEYGEDLSDEERREFLDTANRETDRLTRLVNDVLDLSRLESNKRYSFDAVYISQAVEQTLRTYQLNAKDKGIELIQEIQPDLPPVLGNYDLLLQVFANLVGNGLKFTQAGGRVAIRAYVLDAELSNDYLPGLVRIEVSDTGIGIDPEDQEAIFDRFFRVENRVHTLEGTGLGLSIVRNIVEKHHSSVHLVSEVGVGTTFWFDLAVFQENPPVLEPLPLSHTSTDAIAEASPLLFSPSSSQPS; the protein is encoded by the coding sequence TTGCTAACGTTTTTAGAGCAGATTAGAGCCATTATTCATCGCTGGTGGTCTGAGTTCACACTCCAGACTCGCCTGATGGCAGCTGCAACGCTCGTGGTTTCTCTCGTGATGAGTAGTCTCACCTTTTGGGCGGTAAATTCAATTCAGCAAGATGCACGCCTCAACGATACCCGGTTCGGGCGTGATTTAGGGTTGTTATTGGCAGCAAACGTTGCTCCTCTGGTTGCTGAGGATAATCGAACAGAGCTAGCTCGATTCTCCCATCGCTTCTACAGCAGCACCTCCAGCATCCGCTACATGATCTATGCCGATGAAGATGGCAACATCTTTTTTGGCATCCCCTTCTCCGAATCGGAGGTACAGAACTCGCTGACCATCCGCCGTCGGATTCAACTGCCGGATAACTACGCTGCTAATGTTGACTACCCCATGGTGCGGCAACACCTGACCCCCGATGGCGAAGTCACCGATGTGTTTGTGCCCATTCTGCACGAGGGCAAATATCTGGGTGTGTTGGCGTTGGGGACGAATCCCAACCCCACAGTCGTGACCTCATCCCACCTGACCCGTGATGTGACAATCGCCGTTTTTGTGTCGATCTGGGTCATGGTGATTTTGGGCGCAGTGTTTAATGCTCTGACGATCACTAAACCGATTAAAGAACTGCTGTTTGGAGTCAAAAACATTGCCGCTGGAAACTTCAAGCAACGTATTGACCTGCCTCTGGGGGGTGAGTTGGGGGAACTAATCCTCAACTTCAACGAGATGGCGGAGCGGCTAGAAAGCTATGAAGAACAAAATATTGAAGAACTGACGGCTGAAAAAGCCAAGTTAGAAACGCTGGTCGCCACGATCGCCGATGGAGCGGTGTTGCTGGATGCCAACATGCACGTGATTCTCGTCAACCCCACCGCGCGTCGGCTATTTGGTTGGGAGAGCAACGACGCAATGATTGGCGAGCATGTCTTAGAACACCTGCCCGCCCCCGTCAAACTTGAGCTAAAGCGTCCTCTTTCAGAAATCGCCTCTGAGACTGCCTCTCCTGAAACGTTACGAGAGAGGGAGTGGTCAGAGTTTCGGATCACGATTCCAGAACCGATTCACCGGACGGTACGAATCCTGTTGACAACCGTTCTCGATCAGTATCGCGAAACCCTCAAAGGGATTGCTATTACCGTCCAGGACATCACTCGTGAAGTGGAGCTAAACGAAGCCAAAAGCCAGTTCATCAGCAATGTCTCTCACGAACTCCGCACGCCCCTGTTCAACATCAAGTCGTTTATCGAAACGCTGCACGAATACGGGGAAGATTTGAGTGATGAAGAGCGACGCGAGTTTTTAGACACCGCGAATCGCGAAACCGATCGCCTGACCCGGTTGGTCAATGACGTGTTGGATCTGTCCCGTCTGGAATCGAACAAACGCTATAGCTTCGATGCGGTTTATATCTCTCAGGCGGTTGAGCAAACCCTGCGAACTTATCAACTTAATGCTAAAGACAAAGGCATCGAACTGATTCAAGAGATTCAACCCGACCTGCCTCCAGTACTGGGTAACTACGATTTGCTGTTGCAGGTGTTTGCCAATTTGGTGGGCAATGGTTTGAAGTTTACCCAGGCTGGAGGACGAGTTGCCATCCGTGCCTATGTGCTGGATGCAGAACTGAGCAACGATTATCTACCGGGGTTGGTACGCATTGAGGTGTCAGATACAGGGATCGGCATTGATCCTGAAGACCAGGAAGCCATTTTCGATCGCTTCTTCCGAGTTGAAAATCGAGTTCATACCCTGGAGGGAACCGGGTTGGGCTTGTCGATCGTGCGAAATATTGTTGAGAAGCACCATAGCTCCGTGCATCTGGTCAGTGAGGTCGGGGTCGGTACAACCTTCTGGTTTGACCTCGCTGTGTTTCAAGAGAATCCGCCCGTATTAGAGCCACTGCCGCTGTCTCATACCTCAACAGATGCGATCGCAGAGGCTTCACCGCTTTTGTTCAGCCCTAGCTCCTCCCAACCTTCGTGA
- a CDS encoding Hsp70 family protein encodes MVYAIDFGTSNTVIARWNAATGKPETLSLVDLSVRLANNPPLIPSLIYIENATQETVVLGQSVRDRGLDLTSNPRFFRNFKRGIGTDIQGFLPALDGRSVTFEQVGQWFLTTLIQQLQAIDPQMNSLVLTVPVDSFEAYRNWLSHVSQSVQIEQIRLLDEPTAAALGYGLTDEKTLLVVDFGGGTLDLSLVQLEKSVQPGAKPLGFILKWGQKAVESSAQRPKIARVLAKAGQNLGGADIDNWLVDHFSTTQGIAATPVTLRLAERLKIQLSSQTEATEAYFNDETLESYELKLDRDRFTQILQEHQFFERLDELMTQVLRQARRQGLEADDIDAVMLVGGTAQIPAVKDWVEQYFPVEKIRFEQPFEAIAHGALQLSQGVEVKDFLYHSYGIRYWDRRKNGHSWHSIIKAGQPYPMPEPVELYLGASIDNQPSIELVIGELGSENSQTEVYFEGDRLVTRRISGGSSQVQPLNDTPEARSIAKLTPPGYPGSDRIKVLFWVDGDRFLRITVEDLLANDTLIDSKPVVRLS; translated from the coding sequence ATGGTGTACGCGATTGACTTTGGAACCAGCAACACGGTAATTGCTCGCTGGAACGCAGCAACCGGAAAACCCGAAACTCTATCCCTGGTTGATTTGTCAGTGCGGTTGGCAAACAATCCACCGTTGATTCCGAGTCTGATCTATATCGAGAATGCAACTCAGGAAACCGTGGTACTGGGGCAATCGGTGCGCGATCGCGGCTTAGACCTGACTAGCAACCCTCGCTTCTTTCGCAACTTCAAACGCGGCATTGGCACCGATATTCAAGGATTTTTGCCAGCATTAGACGGACGCAGCGTCACCTTTGAGCAGGTGGGGCAGTGGTTCCTGACGACCCTGATTCAGCAACTCCAGGCGATCGATCCTCAGATGAATTCGCTGGTACTAACGGTTCCGGTGGACAGCTTTGAAGCCTATCGCAACTGGCTCTCGCACGTATCTCAATCGGTGCAAATTGAGCAAATTCGTCTGCTGGATGAACCCACGGCAGCAGCGTTAGGCTACGGCTTAACCGATGAAAAAACCTTGTTAGTCGTGGACTTTGGGGGTGGCACACTTGACCTGTCGCTGGTGCAACTCGAAAAGAGTGTCCAACCGGGCGCAAAACCCCTGGGCTTTATTCTCAAGTGGGGACAAAAAGCGGTGGAATCATCAGCGCAACGTCCTAAGATTGCCCGCGTACTCGCTAAAGCCGGACAAAACCTCGGTGGGGCAGACATTGACAACTGGCTAGTGGATCACTTTTCTACCACACAGGGAATCGCCGCAACCCCTGTCACGCTGCGATTGGCAGAACGCCTCAAAATTCAACTCTCTAGTCAGACCGAGGCAACCGAAGCCTACTTCAACGATGAGACGTTAGAGAGCTATGAACTGAAGCTCGATCGCGATCGCTTCACTCAGATTCTCCAGGAACACCAGTTCTTTGAGCGGTTGGATGAATTGATGACACAGGTGTTACGGCAGGCACGGCGACAGGGGTTAGAAGCCGATGATATTGATGCCGTCATGCTGGTTGGGGGAACAGCCCAAATTCCAGCGGTCAAAGACTGGGTGGAGCAGTACTTCCCCGTTGAGAAGATTCGCTTTGAGCAACCCTTTGAGGCGATCGCCCACGGTGCACTGCAACTGAGCCAGGGGGTTGAGGTCAAGGATTTCCTGTATCACAGCTACGGCATCCGCTATTGGGATCGTCGCAAAAACGGGCATAGCTGGCACTCCATCATCAAAGCCGGACAACCCTATCCCATGCCAGAACCCGTCGAGTTGTATCTGGGAGCTTCCATCGACAACCAACCCAGCATTGAATTGGTGATTGGCGAACTGGGGTCAGAAAATAGCCAGACTGAAGTTTACTTTGAGGGCGATCGCCTCGTCACCCGCCGCATCAGTGGGGGCAGTAGCCAGGTGCAACCCCTCAACGACACCCCCGAAGCCCGCAGCATCGCCAAGCTCACCCCTCCCGGTTATCCCGGCAGCGATCGCATTAAAGTGCTGTTTTGGGTAGATGGCGATCGCTTCCTGCGGATCACAGTTGAAGATTTGCTGGCAAATGACACATTAATCGACAGCAAACCTGTCGTGAGGTTGAGCTAG
- a CDS encoding AzlD domain-containing protein gives MIWLIIALAGIGTYVMRSSGVWVPPKFIPTRWLAHLPLAVILVITVGSIASFTDTPQSSLGAIAATLAVILASLKKLPIVVGIAIGCVVFGALAGA, from the coding sequence ATGATCTGGTTGATTATTGCATTAGCTGGCATTGGTACCTATGTAATGCGGAGTTCTGGGGTGTGGGTTCCCCCCAAATTCATCCCGACTCGCTGGCTTGCCCATTTGCCCCTCGCTGTGATTCTGGTGATCACCGTCGGCAGCATTGCCAGTTTTACCGACACTCCCCAAAGTAGCCTGGGAGCGATCGCCGCTACCCTTGCGGTGATTCTCGCCAGCCTCAAAAAGCTACCGATTGTTGTAGGGATCGCGATCGGCTGTGTCGTATTTGGGGCGTTGGCAGGGGCATAG
- a CDS encoding AzlC family ABC transporter permease, translating to MNDFLKGASRVIGVVAGFFPIAVSFGAVSVQAGIPAIATIGMSMGVYAGASQFAAAEAVRQGLPWFSIVLTMLIINLRHIPMSLAAAQKIYNRFPWGKRWLLAHGLIDETFALNMLDEPRSFLYYLGMNVSCWSAWVLGTCLGAVVGLQIPERWLQFALPAMFLYLLTDNVRRLWGREVVVVIGIGVALALVTQSFGSTGILIAILGVAIAATLLLNPPSSASISDAKEGSS from the coding sequence ATGAATGATTTCTTGAAGGGTGCCAGTCGCGTCATTGGCGTGGTGGCTGGTTTCTTTCCAATTGCCGTTAGTTTTGGAGCCGTCTCGGTGCAGGCAGGTATTCCGGCGATCGCCACGATTGGCATGTCAATGGGAGTCTATGCCGGAGCATCCCAGTTTGCCGCAGCGGAGGCGGTGCGTCAGGGGTTGCCCTGGTTCAGCATTGTGTTGACCATGCTGATCATTAACCTGCGCCATATTCCCATGAGTCTGGCAGCGGCTCAAAAAATTTATAACCGGTTTCCCTGGGGCAAACGCTGGCTATTGGCGCATGGTCTGATCGATGAAACCTTTGCCCTGAATATGCTCGACGAACCGCGATCGTTTCTGTACTACCTGGGCATGAATGTGAGTTGCTGGTCTGCCTGGGTTTTGGGCACCTGCCTGGGAGCCGTTGTAGGACTGCAAATCCCAGAACGGTGGTTGCAATTTGCCCTGCCTGCGATGTTCCTCTATTTGCTGACCGATAACGTCCGGCGATTGTGGGGACGTGAGGTTGTAGTGGTCATCGGCATCGGTGTTGCCCTTGCACTGGTCACCCAAAGTTTTGGCTCAACTGGCATCCTGATTGCCATTTTGGGGGTTGCGATCGCCGCAACCCTCCTGCTTAACCCACCCTCATCCGCTTCCATTTCTGATGCTAAGGAAGGTTCTTCATGA
- a CDS encoding aspartate aminotransferase family protein, producing MVQELTHPTTDPGLRPELEAFWMPFTANRQFKSKPRIFVSAKDMHFTTEDGRQVLDGTAGLWCVNAGHCRTRIVEAVHQQVATLDFGPTFQMGHPGPFQLADRLAKMLPGDLDHVFFANSGSEAVDTALKIAIAYHRARGQGTRQRLIGRERGYHGVGFGGISVGGIGPNRKFFGSLLNGVDHLPHTHNLEHNAFSKGQPEWGAHLADELERLVALHDASNIAAVIVEPVAGSTGVLIPPKGYLQRLRQICDKHGILLIFDEVITGFGRLGSSFAVEHFDVMPDMVTVAKGITNGTIPMGAVFVRKGIYEAFMDAPDNAIELFHGYTYSGHPVACAAGLATLDIYEEEGLFQRARDISSYWENAVHSLKGLPHVIDIRNLGLVAGIELESIPGKPTARAFDIFLRCYEKGLLIRTTGDIIALSPPLIIEKHHIDQLVEMLSEVIRETA from the coding sequence ATGGTGCAAGAACTAACCCATCCCACAACTGATCCAGGACTGCGACCCGAATTAGAAGCCTTTTGGATGCCCTTCACGGCAAATCGACAGTTTAAGTCCAAGCCTCGCATCTTTGTCTCCGCCAAAGATATGCACTTCACCACGGAGGATGGACGACAGGTCTTAGACGGCACAGCAGGGTTATGGTGCGTGAATGCAGGACATTGCCGTACCCGAATTGTAGAAGCCGTTCACCAACAGGTTGCTACCTTAGATTTTGGTCCTACTTTCCAAATGGGGCATCCCGGCCCCTTCCAGTTAGCCGATCGCCTTGCCAAGATGTTACCGGGCGATCTAGATCATGTTTTCTTTGCTAACTCTGGATCGGAAGCCGTAGACACAGCCCTCAAAATTGCGATCGCCTATCATCGGGCGCGAGGTCAGGGCACTCGTCAGCGGCTCATCGGACGCGAGCGCGGATATCACGGGGTCGGTTTTGGTGGTATCTCTGTCGGTGGCATTGGCCCCAACCGCAAGTTCTTTGGCAGTTTGCTCAACGGAGTTGACCATCTGCCCCACACCCACAATCTGGAACACAACGCCTTCAGCAAAGGGCAACCAGAGTGGGGTGCCCATCTGGCAGATGAGCTAGAACGGCTTGTGGCACTGCATGATGCCTCCAACATTGCTGCTGTTATTGTGGAACCCGTCGCAGGCTCAACGGGTGTGCTGATACCACCTAAAGGCTATTTGCAGCGACTCCGCCAAATCTGCGATAAACACGGTATTTTGCTGATTTTTGATGAAGTCATTACCGGGTTTGGGCGACTCGGCAGTTCCTTTGCAGTCGAGCATTTTGATGTCATGCCTGATATGGTGACCGTCGCAAAAGGCATCACCAATGGCACGATTCCCATGGGAGCCGTGTTTGTCCGGAAGGGCATTTATGAGGCGTTTATGGATGCACCTGACAACGCGATCGAACTGTTCCATGGATACACCTATTCGGGTCATCCAGTCGCTTGTGCCGCAGGACTGGCAACCTTGGACATTTACGAAGAAGAAGGTCTGTTCCAACGAGCACGGGATATATCGAGCTATTGGGAGAATGCCGTTCATTCATTGAAAGGCTTGCCCCATGTTATTGATATTCGCAACCTGGGATTAGTTGCAGGGATTGAGCTAGAGTCTATTCCTGGAAAGCCGACGGCTCGTGCTTTTGACATCTTTTTGCGGTGTTACGAAAAAGGTTTATTGATTCGTACAACAGGCGATATCATTGCCCTCTCACCACCGCTCATTATCGAGAAGCATCACATCGACCAGTTAGTCGAAATGCTCTCTGAGGTAATACGCGAAACTGCGTAA
- a CDS encoding TOBE domain-containing protein, whose protein sequence is MPRKEQGWITFQSSDEERQILEQICQQTQRTKTEILREMIRQMGRSLPSESIDVNTIEFSEDLEEEDEMPLTGSAETVSTATLPTVQISARNILRAKVKRIVKGTVNAEVTLAIAPGVELVSIVTRTSADNLGLKKGKDVFAVIKSNSVMIAAN, encoded by the coding sequence ATGCCAAGAAAGGAACAAGGCTGGATTACGTTTCAATCGTCGGATGAAGAAAGGCAAATTCTGGAGCAGATTTGTCAGCAAACGCAGCGGACTAAAACCGAGATTTTACGGGAAATGATTCGGCAAATGGGGCGATCGCTCCCTTCTGAGTCGATTGATGTTAACACCATCGAATTCTCCGAGGATTTAGAGGAAGAAGATGAGATGCCGCTCACAGGTAGTGCTGAAACAGTCAGTACTGCAACGTTACCAACGGTGCAGATTAGTGCCCGCAATATTCTAAGAGCGAAAGTGAAGCGGATTGTCAAAGGGACTGTAAATGCAGAAGTCACTCTGGCGATTGCCCCAGGCGTGGAGTTGGTGTCGATTGTGACGCGAACATCCGCAGATAACCTGGGATTAAAGAAAGGAAAAGATGTTTTTGCCGTGATTAAATCCAATAGTGTGATGATTGCTGCAAATTGA
- the modA gene encoding molybdate ABC transporter substrate-binding protein has product MKRRRVLAFLSGLLATLMLAIGVRFILPTPAKAQSVTLLIAAAASLQDALEELDPMFERANRDITINYNFAASGPLQQQIEQGAPVDLFISAAARQMNTLQERNLIVSNTRRNLLTNNLVLVVPRNSTLQLSGFRQLTNPRVRHISIGEPRSVPAGQYAEELFTNLGILDQLQSKFVLGNSVRNVLASVESGNADAGVVYTTDARIADQVQQVATAPSNLHSPIVYPMAVIATSRNQEATRTYARFLSSSQAQAVFRRYGFGIAS; this is encoded by the coding sequence ATGAAACGAAGACGCGTTCTCGCTTTTCTCAGCGGATTGCTGGCGACACTCATGCTGGCGATCGGTGTTCGGTTTATCCTGCCCACTCCTGCTAAGGCCCAATCGGTAACCCTATTGATCGCTGCTGCTGCCAGTCTCCAAGATGCCCTCGAAGAGCTCGATCCAATGTTTGAACGAGCCAACCGGGACATCACCATCAACTACAACTTTGCTGCGTCTGGACCGCTACAACAACAAATTGAACAAGGTGCACCCGTTGACCTCTTCATTTCGGCGGCTGCCCGACAAATGAATACACTGCAAGAACGCAATCTCATCGTCTCCAACACCCGTCGCAATCTGCTGACGAACAACCTGGTTTTAGTTGTGCCACGTAACTCTACGTTGCAACTCAGTGGCTTCCGGCAGTTAACCAATCCCAGAGTCAGACACATTTCAATCGGAGAACCACGCAGCGTTCCTGCCGGACAATACGCTGAAGAATTATTTACTAACCTGGGAATTTTAGACCAACTACAATCCAAATTTGTACTCGGAAACTCAGTTCGTAATGTGTTGGCAAGCGTTGAAAGTGGCAACGCTGATGCAGGAGTAGTTTACACAACCGATGCTCGCATTGCAGATCAGGTGCAACAAGTGGCAACTGCTCCCAGCAACTTACACTCACCCATCGTGTACCCGATGGCAGTAATTGCCACTAGCCGCAACCAAGAAGCCACTCGTACCTATGCTCGATTCCTGAGCAGTAGCCAGGCTCAGGCCGTATTCCGACGCTATGGCTTTGGCATTGCCTCCTAA
- the modB gene encoding molybdate ABC transporter permease subunit: MTPELSPLWISLKTAGLATLATFFTGIAAAYWMLGYRGRWKSIIEGIFISPLILPPTVVGFLLLLLFGRNGLFGQLLVQFNFTIVFTWYAAVITATVVAFPLMYKTALGAFEQVDSSLLQVAQTLGASRARIFWRILLPLSVPGILAGTTLAFARALGEFGATLMLAGNIPGQTQTIPMAIYFAVEAGAMNEAWLWVSIIMTISLSGIIAVNLWQKQYERKVRGLSFGVVEANEPVTSRGQRAESPQIVPLVKPTFSDTQQGLLVDIQKQLTNFTLNTAFAAQQETLGLLGGSGSGKSMTLRCIAGVETPTQGRIVLNGQLLFDSERRINVPSHQRKVSLVFQNYALFPHMTVAQNIAFGLQHLPKTVRSQRVSQQLALVQLGGLGDRYPHQLSGGQQQRVALARALATEPEALLLDEPFSALDTYLRAQVERQLIETLSTYSGVTLFVTHNLEEAFRVCEKLMVMSGGRAIAFDSKHRIFEHPQTVRVAQLTGCKNFSRAAAVEPDVIEAIDWGVKLQVAEAIADHSTDVGIRAHQISITPTDLGLPNTFPCWLASTSETPHRMTLFLKLNDQPDGAQDYHVQAEVFKEKWQVLKDHPLPWYVQFDPLRLMLMAG; this comes from the coding sequence ATGACCCCCGAGCTTTCCCCGTTGTGGATTTCGCTTAAAACCGCAGGGCTTGCTACCCTTGCCACGTTTTTTACAGGTATTGCAGCAGCTTACTGGATGCTGGGTTATCGAGGACGATGGAAGTCCATTATTGAAGGGATTTTCATTTCACCGTTGATCCTGCCGCCAACGGTAGTGGGCTTTTTGCTGTTGTTGCTGTTTGGCAGAAATGGTCTTTTTGGGCAGTTACTGGTGCAGTTTAATTTCACCATTGTCTTCACCTGGTATGCCGCTGTGATCACCGCTACCGTGGTGGCATTTCCCTTAATGTATAAAACCGCATTGGGGGCATTCGAGCAGGTTGATAGCAGTCTGCTCCAAGTAGCTCAAACGTTGGGTGCCTCCAGGGCACGGATTTTCTGGCGCATCCTCCTGCCTCTTTCGGTGCCGGGAATTTTAGCGGGAACCACACTTGCATTTGCGCGAGCGTTAGGGGAGTTTGGTGCAACCCTGATGCTGGCAGGAAACATTCCTGGGCAAACGCAAACCATTCCCATGGCGATTTACTTTGCGGTAGAAGCAGGGGCAATGAATGAGGCATGGCTATGGGTCAGTATCATCATGACGATCTCGCTGTCGGGCATCATTGCAGTAAATTTGTGGCAAAAGCAGTATGAGCGCAAGGTTCGGGGGCTTTCGTTTGGGGTGGTTGAAGCGAATGAACCTGTTACCAGTAGGGGTCAACGGGCTGAATCTCCTCAAATTGTGCCCCTGGTCAAGCCGACCTTCTCGGATACGCAGCAGGGATTGTTGGTTGATATTCAAAAACAACTCACCAACTTTACGCTGAATACAGCATTTGCGGCTCAACAAGAGACGCTGGGATTGCTGGGGGGGTCAGGTTCTGGTAAAAGCATGACTCTCCGCTGCATTGCAGGTGTTGAAACACCTACTCAAGGTCGCATTGTCTTAAATGGTCAATTGTTGTTTGATTCGGAGCGGCGAATCAATGTTCCAAGTCATCAGCGTAAAGTCAGTCTGGTGTTTCAGAACTACGCTCTATTTCCTCACATGACCGTCGCCCAAAACATTGCCTTTGGGTTGCAGCATTTGCCCAAAACAGTCCGATCGCAACGGGTGAGCCAACAACTTGCATTAGTCCAGTTAGGGGGATTGGGCGATCGCTATCCCCATCAACTATCCGGCGGACAACAACAAAGGGTAGCCTTAGCACGAGCACTGGCAACAGAGCCAGAGGCATTGTTGCTGGATGAGCCATTTTCGGCACTCGATACCTACCTGCGTGCTCAGGTCGAACGACAATTAATCGAGACGCTATCAACCTATTCAGGGGTGACACTGTTTGTAACCCACAACCTGGAGGAAGCCTTTCGGGTCTGTGAAAAGCTCATGGTGATGTCAGGAGGAAGGGCGATCGCCTTTGATTCTAAGCACCGCATTTTTGAACACCCCCAAACCGTGCGTGTGGCTCAGCTCACGGGATGTAAAAACTTTTCCCGTGCTGCGGCAGTTGAACCAGACGTCATAGAGGCGATCGACTGGGGCGTTAAATTGCAAGTTGCAGAAGCGATCGCCGACCATTCCACCGATGTGGGAATTCGCGCTCATCAGATCAGCATTACACCAACCGATCTGGGTTTGCCGAATACCTTCCCCTGTTGGTTAGCCTCCACCAGCGAAACTCCACATCGTATGACCCTGTTTCTCAAGTTGAACGATCAACCGGACGGAGCACAGGACTACCATGTGCAAGCCGAAGTATTTAAGGAAAAGTGGCAGGTGCTGAAGGATCATCCTCTTCCCTGGTATGTGCAGTTTGATCCCCTGCGTCTGATGCTGATGGCTGGTTAA
- a CDS encoding NIL domain-containing protein codes for MVSPYLDSDYSASGLTTPDLLNPSQAIADLIDDNRLIQTHIRLQIPKNFHREPIISRLISEHRIAVNVTSAPAATNLRCDRWFTLELRGKVKQVRNALAYLNEINHSGHP; via the coding sequence ATGGTTTCTCCGTATTTAGATTCAGATTATTCCGCTTCAGGGTTAACGACTCCTGATCTGCTCAATCCTTCGCAAGCCATCGCCGACCTGATTGACGATAATCGTCTCATTCAAACCCATATCCGCTTACAAATTCCTAAAAACTTTCATCGAGAGCCGATTATCTCTCGCCTCATTTCCGAGCATCGGATTGCAGTCAACGTCACTTCAGCACCTGCTGCAACTAATCTAAGGTGCGATCGCTGGTTTACTCTGGAGTTGCGAGGTAAGGTCAAGCAAGTTCGCAATGCGTTGGCTTACCTAAATGAAATCAACCATTCCGGACATCCGTAG